In the genome of Rhodoplanes sp. Z2-YC6860, one region contains:
- a CDS encoding 50S ribosomal protein L11 methyltransferase, whose amino-acid sequence MTKSQAKQQSAADAGSEPTFVARLIADEHTSRRIADLLSESLDPSETACAAFEQPDGRWQVDVHFRNPPDEASLREIVALAGGEEIARAVTFERVAPRNWVKESLIGLRPVAAGRFVVHGAHDRDRVPSHCISIEIEAATAFGTGHHGTTRGCLLALDHLARRYRPRHILDLGTGSGILAIAAAKLFRVPVLATDIDARSAQTARDNARLNGVGAFVTAIHAADLRAPEIMKRAPFDLVMSNILLRPLQRLAAPVARQLEPNARIILSGILKSQANAALTAYRSQGLMLERSFPLDGWFTPVMVAASG is encoded by the coding sequence GTGACCAAATCCCAAGCCAAGCAGCAATCCGCCGCCGACGCCGGCTCCGAACCGACGTTCGTCGCGCGTCTCATCGCCGACGAGCACACCTCGCGGCGCATCGCCGACCTTCTCTCGGAAAGCCTCGACCCGTCGGAGACCGCCTGCGCCGCCTTCGAGCAGCCGGATGGCCGCTGGCAGGTCGACGTGCATTTCCGCAACCCGCCCGACGAAGCGAGCCTGCGCGAGATCGTGGCACTCGCCGGCGGCGAGGAGATCGCGCGCGCCGTCACGTTCGAGCGCGTCGCACCGCGCAACTGGGTCAAGGAAAGCCTGATCGGCCTGCGCCCGGTTGCCGCCGGCCGCTTCGTGGTGCATGGCGCGCACGATCGTGACCGCGTGCCGAGCCATTGCATCAGCATCGAGATCGAAGCCGCGACCGCGTTCGGCACCGGCCATCACGGCACCACCCGCGGCTGCCTCTTGGCGCTCGATCATCTCGCGCGGCGCTATCGGCCGCGGCACATCCTCGACCTCGGCACCGGCTCCGGCATTCTGGCGATCGCGGCGGCCAAGCTCTTCCGTGTGCCGGTGCTCGCGACCGACATCGACGCGCGTTCGGCGCAAACCGCGCGCGACAACGCGCGGCTCAACGGCGTTGGCGCGTTCGTCACAGCGATTCATGCAGCCGACTTGCGCGCGCCGGAGATCATGAAGCGCGCGCCGTTCGATCTCGTGATGTCCAATATCCTGCTGCGGCCGCTGCAGCGGCTTGCCGCGCCGGTGGCGCGGCAGCTCGAACCCAATGCACGGATTATCCTGTCAGGAATCCTGAAGTCTCAGGCCAATGCGGCGCTCACCGCGTACCGGTCTCAAGGCCTGATGCTGGAGCGGTCTTTCCCGCTCGACGGCTGGTTCACGCCGGTCATGGTGGCGGCGAGCGGCTGA
- a CDS encoding NAD(P)-dependent alcohol dehydrogenase has product MMQITAAVARERFGAFSVEQVELTDPRPDELLVKIVASGMCQTDQHGRDGYYNTPLPAVFGHEGAGVVAAVGSGVTGFAPGDHVVMSFPWCGACPNCRRQMHAHCQKSFDLKMNGTRADGSTLISQSGRPIYSAFFQQSSFATHAIANQRFAVKVRSDAPLELLGPFACSGQTGAGAVFNTMQPQPGDSFAVFGVGAVGLSGLMAAKIAGCDPIIAVDVHDKRLALARELGATHTINNTGRTDVVSKIRAITGDGVRFSLETSALAPVLREAVEALMPAGACILLGSARAGTEVSLEMPFLQNGRKVHGIMQGESQPQEFIPRLVDHLMRGEMPVDRMITFYPLADINRAALDSTNGTTIKPVLRMPG; this is encoded by the coding sequence ATGATGCAAATCACGGCTGCCGTGGCGCGCGAACGATTCGGCGCCTTCTCGGTCGAGCAGGTCGAGCTGACCGATCCGAGGCCCGATGAGCTGCTGGTGAAGATCGTCGCCAGCGGCATGTGCCAGACCGACCAGCACGGGCGCGACGGCTATTACAACACGCCGCTGCCCGCGGTGTTCGGCCACGAGGGCGCGGGTGTCGTTGCCGCGGTCGGCAGCGGCGTGACCGGCTTTGCGCCGGGCGATCACGTGGTGATGTCGTTTCCGTGGTGCGGCGCCTGCCCCAATTGCCGGAGGCAGATGCACGCCCATTGCCAGAAAAGCTTCGATCTCAAGATGAACGGCACCCGCGCCGACGGCTCCACGCTGATCAGCCAAAGCGGCAGGCCGATCTACAGCGCGTTCTTCCAGCAGTCATCGTTTGCGACTCACGCCATCGCCAACCAGCGCTTTGCCGTGAAGGTCCGAAGCGACGCACCGCTCGAACTGCTCGGGCCGTTCGCTTGCAGCGGCCAGACCGGCGCGGGCGCCGTCTTCAACACCATGCAGCCGCAGCCCGGCGATTCGTTTGCCGTGTTCGGCGTCGGCGCCGTGGGCCTGTCCGGCCTGATGGCGGCGAAAATTGCCGGCTGCGATCCGATCATCGCGGTCGACGTGCACGACAAGCGCCTGGCGCTCGCGCGCGAGCTCGGTGCCACGCACACCATCAACAACACCGGACGCACCGACGTGGTGTCGAAGATCCGCGCAATCACCGGCGACGGCGTGCGTTTCTCGCTGGAGACATCGGCGCTGGCTCCGGTGCTGCGTGAGGCCGTCGAGGCGTTGATGCCGGCCGGTGCCTGCATCCTGCTCGGCAGCGCCCGCGCCGGCACGGAAGTGTCGCTGGAAATGCCATTCCTGCAGAACGGCCGGAAGGTCCACGGCATCATGCAGGGCGAAAGCCAACCGCAGGAGTTCATCCCGCGGCTGGTCGATCATCTGATGCGCGGCGAGATGCCGGTCGACCGGATGATCACGTTCTATCCGTTGGCCGACATCAACCGGGCCGCGCTGGATTCGACCAACGGCACGACGATCAAGCCGGTGCTGCGGATGCCAGGATAG
- a CDS encoding DUF350 domain-containing protein yields MIPTSLAGLPAFAGYFAAAMVLSMVFVIAYTAITPFHEIDLIRHGNSAAAIQIGLGLVGFSIPLASAIYHSANIIDCVVWGVVALLTQLIAYGLARLTVPNLADDIAKASVAPAIWLGCISIASGIISAACMSY; encoded by the coding sequence ATGATTCCAACCTCATTGGCGGGACTGCCGGCATTCGCGGGTTATTTCGCCGCTGCCATGGTGCTCTCGATGGTCTTCGTGATCGCTTATACGGCGATCACGCCGTTTCATGAGATTGATCTGATCCGGCACGGAAACTCGGCCGCCGCGATTCAGATCGGGCTCGGGCTGGTCGGCTTCTCGATTCCGCTCGCGAGCGCAATCTATCATTCCGCCAACATCATCGACTGCGTCGTGTGGGGCGTCGTGGCGCTGCTGACGCAATTGATCGCTTACGGGCTGGCGCGGCTGACGGTGCCCAATCTCGCCGACGACATCGCCAAGGCGAGTGTCGCGCCTGCGATCTGGCTCGGATGCATCTCGATTGCTTCGGGCATCATCAGCGCCGCCTGCATGAGCTACTGA
- a CDS encoding GlcG/HbpS family heme-binding protein — protein MTAATRIVFAGLACALAGAVAAPASAQTLTHKDISVDAAVIIATTAMADCKAKGWPVSVAVVGRSGELILHMRGDGTGPHTMDNSFRKAYTARTTRQPSGELAKRLKADPQLSLIMLPNVVAAQGALPIKIGDEVVGAAGASGAPGGEKDEACIQTGLDKVKDQLK, from the coding sequence ATGACTGCTGCCACTCGTATTGTGTTCGCAGGCTTGGCCTGCGCTCTGGCCGGCGCCGTTGCGGCCCCTGCGTCGGCGCAGACGCTGACCCACAAGGACATCTCGGTCGATGCCGCGGTGATCATTGCCACCACCGCGATGGCGGACTGCAAGGCCAAGGGCTGGCCGGTGTCGGTCGCCGTTGTCGGACGCTCCGGCGAACTGATCCTGCACATGCGCGGCGACGGCACCGGACCGCACACCATGGATAACAGCTTCCGCAAGGCCTACACGGCACGCACCACGCGTCAGCCGTCGGGCGAGCTTGCCAAGCGGCTGAAGGCCGATCCGCAGCTGTCGCTGATCATGCTGCCGAACGTGGTTGCGGCGCAGGGCGCCTTGCCGATCAAGATCGGCGACGAGGTGGTCGGCGCGGCCGGCGCCTCGGGCGCGCCCGGCGGCGAGAAGGACGAGGCCTGCATCCAGACCGGACTCGACAAGGTCAAGGATCAGCTCAAATAG
- a CDS encoding GlcG/HbpS family heme-binding protein, which translates to MPYSKACLAIIATGTLATLFAAPASAQLLQRKDLSLSVAQTIANGALEACKGMGYAASVVVVNRDGETLVSLRGDGTGPHTVENARRKAYTANTFKMSTEDFIQAMKTQPVRREQTTLPGVIAINGGVPIKVGNDVIGGVGLSGSPGKDEECVKAGLAKVQQQLQ; encoded by the coding sequence ATGCCATATTCCAAAGCGTGTCTTGCCATAATTGCCACGGGTACCCTCGCAACGCTGTTCGCGGCGCCGGCGTCCGCACAGCTTCTTCAGCGCAAAGACCTGAGCCTCTCGGTCGCCCAGACCATCGCCAACGGCGCGCTCGAAGCCTGCAAAGGCATGGGCTATGCGGCGTCGGTCGTGGTGGTGAACCGCGATGGCGAGACGCTGGTCTCGCTGCGCGGCGACGGCACCGGTCCGCACACGGTCGAGAACGCGCGGCGCAAGGCCTACACCGCCAACACCTTCAAGATGAGCACCGAGGACTTCATCCAGGCGATGAAGACGCAGCCGGTGCGGCGCGAGCAGACCACGCTGCCCGGCGTCATCGCCATCAACGGCGGTGTGCCGATCAAGGTCGGCAACGACGTGATCGGCGGCGTCGGCCTGTCAGGCTCTCCGGGCAAGGACGAGGAGTGCGTGAAGGCCGGGCTCGCGAAGGTGCAGCAACAGTTGCAATAG
- a CDS encoding glutathionylspermidine synthase family protein — protein sequence MQRLTIAPRTGWQDQARSMGFLYHTADGEPYWDESACYTFSLSEIEDRIEAATSELNSLCLELVDRYCRDESYLTKLRLPRHAWDVIAASWNSKAPSLYGRFDFAYDGVNPPKLLEFNADTPTALFEAAVFQWYWLCDQRGKALPADADQFNSIHEKLIERWKAIAPGRSLHLACMTQSTEDVGNVAYIEDCARQAGLSTRRLDVAEIGLRSGRFLDRDNREIELLFKLYPWEFMFADAFGSSPAMQRTQFVEPAWKALLSNKGMLALLWEMESGHPNLLPACFANDANAASIGERYAHKPIWSREGANTLLVDGGIVLGQTGGTYGAEGFIRQALADIPPFDGNYPVLGSWLIGDLAAGLGIREDKSRITGHRSRFIPHAIV from the coding sequence ATGCAACGATTGACCATTGCGCCGCGCACGGGCTGGCAAGACCAGGCGCGGAGCATGGGCTTCCTTTATCACACGGCCGATGGCGAGCCTTACTGGGACGAAAGCGCCTGCTACACGTTCTCGCTGTCCGAGATCGAAGATCGCATCGAAGCGGCCACCAGCGAGCTCAACTCGCTCTGCCTGGAGCTGGTCGATCGTTACTGCCGCGACGAAAGCTATCTCACGAAATTGCGTCTGCCGCGCCATGCGTGGGATGTGATCGCCGCGAGCTGGAACAGCAAAGCGCCTTCGCTGTATGGGCGATTCGACTTCGCCTATGACGGCGTCAATCCGCCGAAGCTTCTCGAGTTCAATGCCGATACACCGACCGCGCTGTTCGAAGCCGCGGTGTTCCAGTGGTATTGGTTGTGCGATCAGCGCGGCAAAGCGTTGCCGGCCGATGCCGACCAATTCAACTCGATCCATGAGAAGCTGATCGAGCGCTGGAAGGCGATCGCACCGGGGCGTTCGCTGCATCTCGCCTGCATGACGCAAAGCACGGAAGACGTCGGCAACGTGGCTTACATCGAAGACTGCGCCCGCCAAGCCGGGCTCTCGACACGCCGCCTCGACGTCGCCGAGATCGGCCTGCGAAGCGGCCGGTTTCTCGACCGCGACAACCGCGAGATCGAGTTGCTGTTCAAGCTTTATCCCTGGGAATTCATGTTTGCGGATGCGTTCGGATCGTCACCCGCGATGCAGCGCACGCAATTCGTCGAGCCGGCCTGGAAGGCGCTGCTGTCCAACAAGGGCATGCTCGCGCTGCTCTGGGAGATGGAGAGTGGGCATCCCAATCTGCTGCCAGCCTGCTTCGCAAACGATGCAAACGCCGCGTCGATCGGCGAGCGCTATGCGCATAAGCCGATCTGGTCGCGGGAGGGCGCCAACACGCTTTTGGTCGACGGCGGCATCGTGCTGGGCCAGACCGGCGGCACCTATGGAGCCGAAGGCTTCATCCGCCAGGCGTTGGCCGACATCCCGCCATTCGACGGCAACTATCCGGTGCTCGGAAGCTGGCTGATCGGCGATCTGGCCGCAGGCTTAGGCATCCGCGAAGACAAGTCGCGGATCACCGGCCACCGCTCGCGATTCATTCCGCACGCGATCGTTTGA
- a CDS encoding nuclear transport factor 2 family protein, which yields MDSDKTICAELVQAWGFARDQGKWDDLLAIFHAGGEIAVSWFRGPYPEFVAHCQRNFGRGSEAKHLLWPARVSVNGARATAETSVAILVRQTIDGIATDLTSNGRFLDRLERRGGVWRMIERAALYEKDRLDPVEPSPKFDAMMAGANAQKYPAPYRYMAYRVHAAGRSLAEPVHYDGRAETEALKQRYAEWLKGA from the coding sequence ATGGACAGCGACAAGACCATTTGCGCCGAACTTGTCCAGGCCTGGGGTTTCGCCCGCGACCAGGGCAAATGGGATGATCTCTTGGCGATCTTTCATGCCGGAGGCGAGATCGCGGTGTCGTGGTTTCGCGGGCCTTATCCGGAATTCGTCGCGCACTGCCAGCGCAACTTCGGCAGGGGCAGCGAGGCCAAGCATCTGCTGTGGCCGGCGCGAGTCTCGGTGAACGGTGCGCGCGCCACGGCCGAAACGAGCGTCGCCATTCTGGTCCGCCAGACCATCGATGGCATTGCGACGGATCTTACCTCCAACGGCCGCTTCCTGGATCGCCTCGAACGTCGCGGCGGTGTCTGGCGCATGATCGAACGTGCGGCGCTGTACGAAAAGGACCGTCTCGACCCGGTCGAGCCGTCGCCGAAGTTCGACGCCATGATGGCCGGCGCGAATGCGCAGAAATATCCCGCTCCGTACCGCTACATGGCCTATCGGGTCCACGCTGCGGGCCGCTCGCTGGCCGAGCCGGTGCATTACGACGGACGGGCCGAGACCGAAGCACTCAAGCAGCGCTACGCGGAGTGGCTCAAGGGAGCGTGA
- a CDS encoding aminopeptidase P family protein gives MFEARFQSFDDPAPAQTGPRVEALRAELERRGLTGFILPRADRHQNEYVPPSEERLAWLTGFSGSAGVVVVLADKAALFVDGRYTLQAGTQVDTSIFTIVHSGETSPEKWLGQNLPAGAKLGYDPWLHTVDGAERLGRTCTDAGATAVPAEPNPVDAIWTDRPAPPLGPVTLHEFRYAGEYASNKLNRIRTEIANLRADALVISDPHAVAWTFNIRGSDVQHTPLPLAFAIVPQEGKPSLYVDSAKLSNAVRHQLEEIAAIREPADFIRELTALGVVGKTVRLDQATAADALARIVTTSGGKVTRGTDPIAMMKAVKNPVEIEGAREAHLRDGVAVTRFLAWLEREASKGELTEIAAVEALESFRRDTGLLKDVSFPSISGTGPDGAIVHYRVTRGTNRAIAPGELFLIDSGGQYEDGTTDITRTVAIGEPSDEMRERFTLVLKGHIALARAVFPDGISGAQLDPFARQYLWAAGLDFDHGTGHGVGSYLSVHEGPARISKLGNTPLKRGMILSNEPGYYKAGAYGIRIENLVLVVEGPKVEGAEKPLNTFETLTLVPIDRRLIEMSMLTYDEISWIEIYHAKVAAALMPLVDDATRLWLAAATLPLGQG, from the coding sequence ATGTTCGAAGCCCGTTTTCAGTCGTTCGATGATCCCGCGCCGGCCCAAACCGGCCCTCGCGTCGAGGCCTTGCGGGCCGAGCTTGAGCGGCGCGGCCTCACCGGCTTCATCCTGCCGCGCGCCGACCGCCACCAGAACGAATACGTGCCGCCCTCCGAGGAGCGGCTGGCCTGGCTGACCGGCTTTTCCGGCTCGGCCGGCGTGGTCGTGGTGCTGGCCGACAAGGCCGCGCTGTTCGTCGACGGCCGCTATACGCTGCAGGCTGGCACCCAGGTCGACACCTCCATTTTCACCATCGTGCACAGCGGCGAGACCTCGCCGGAAAAGTGGCTCGGCCAGAACCTCCCGGCCGGCGCCAAGCTCGGTTACGACCCCTGGCTGCACACCGTCGACGGAGCTGAACGTCTTGGCCGCACGTGCACCGATGCCGGCGCAACCGCCGTGCCCGCCGAGCCCAACCCGGTCGACGCGATCTGGACCGATCGCCCCGCACCGCCGCTTGGCCCGGTGACGCTGCATGAATTCCGCTACGCCGGCGAATATGCGAGCAACAAGCTCAACCGGATCCGCACCGAGATCGCAAACCTGCGCGCCGACGCGCTGGTGATCTCCGATCCGCATGCGGTGGCCTGGACCTTCAACATCCGCGGCTCCGACGTGCAGCACACGCCGCTGCCGCTCGCCTTCGCGATCGTGCCGCAGGAGGGCAAGCCGTCGCTCTACGTCGACAGCGCCAAGCTCAGCAACGCGGTGCGCCACCAGTTGGAAGAGATCGCCGCCATCCGCGAGCCCGCCGATTTCATCCGTGAGCTCACGGCGCTTGGCGTGGTCGGCAAGACCGTGCGGCTCGATCAGGCGACCGCCGCGGACGCGCTCGCCCGCATCGTCACGACGTCCGGCGGCAAGGTGACGCGCGGCACCGATCCGATCGCGATGATGAAGGCGGTGAAGAACCCGGTCGAGATCGAGGGCGCGCGCGAGGCGCATCTGCGCGACGGCGTGGCGGTGACGCGCTTCCTCGCCTGGCTCGAGCGCGAGGCGTCCAAGGGCGAGCTCACCGAAATCGCCGCGGTCGAGGCGCTGGAAAGCTTCCGCCGCGACACCGGACTTCTGAAAGACGTGTCGTTTCCTTCGATCTCGGGCACGGGTCCCGATGGCGCCATCGTGCACTATCGCGTGACGCGCGGGACCAACCGCGCGATTGCGCCCGGCGAACTGTTCCTGATCGACTCGGGCGGTCAATACGAGGACGGCACCACCGACATCACCCGCACGGTCGCAATCGGCGAACCCAGCGACGAAATGCGCGAGCGTTTCACGCTGGTGCTCAAGGGCCATATCGCGCTCGCCCGCGCGGTGTTCCCCGACGGTATCTCCGGGGCGCAGCTTGATCCGTTCGCGCGGCAATATCTGTGGGCCGCAGGCCTCGACTTCGACCACGGCACCGGCCACGGCGTCGGCAGCTATCTGTCGGTGCACGAGGGGCCGGCGCGCATCTCCAAGCTCGGCAACACGCCGCTCAAGCGCGGCATGATCCTGTCGAACGAGCCCGGCTACTACAAAGCCGGCGCATACGGCATCCGCATCGAAAACCTCGTGCTGGTGGTGGAAGGGCCGAAGGTCGAAGGCGCCGAAAAGCCGCTCAACACCTTCGAGACGCTGACACTCGTGCCGATCGACCGGCGGCTGATCGAGATGTCGATGCTCACTTACGACGAGATTTCCTGGATCGAGATCTATCACGCCAAGGTCGCCGCGGCCCTGATGCCGCTGGTCGATGACGCGACGCGCCTCTGGCTTGCCGCCGCCACCCTGCCGCTTGGGCAGGGCTAG
- a CDS encoding tripartite tricarboxylate transporter substrate-binding protein: MRARDVAVMLAVMLSGMTGVRAETYPSKPITLIVPFPAGGPTDTVARLMSEHMSRTLGQSILVETVTGAGATIGIGRVISAPPDGYMLSIGNWTSHVGAPAIYPVPWNPVNDLEAIVRLPVSSLMIVGRESLPAKDAKELIAWLKAKSEPATAASVGAGSGAHVCGLYFAQKTGTRLQFVFYRGGAPAMQDMLAGTIDTMCAEASQTLAHVTAHKMKAFAVMGRQRYAGLPDVPTMEEMGISGMDISFWHGLWAPKGTPKDVVNTLNAAAVKALADPAVRERVAALGMSIPDKAQLTPQALHDFHKAEVDKWWPIIKSYNIKIQ, translated from the coding sequence ATGAGGGCGCGGGATGTTGCCGTGATGCTGGCCGTCATGCTCTCGGGCATGACGGGTGTTCGAGCCGAAACCTATCCGTCGAAACCAATCACACTGATCGTGCCATTCCCGGCGGGCGGCCCGACCGACACCGTGGCGCGCCTGATGAGCGAACACATGAGCCGGACGCTCGGCCAGTCGATCCTCGTCGAGACCGTGACCGGCGCCGGCGCCACCATCGGCATCGGGCGCGTCATCAGCGCGCCGCCCGACGGCTACATGCTCAGCATCGGCAACTGGACGAGCCATGTCGGCGCGCCGGCCATCTACCCGGTGCCGTGGAATCCGGTGAACGATCTCGAGGCGATCGTGCGGCTGCCGGTGTCATCGCTGATGATTGTCGGCCGCGAGTCGCTGCCGGCCAAAGACGCCAAGGAGCTGATCGCCTGGCTCAAGGCGAAGTCCGAGCCCGCGACCGCGGCAAGCGTCGGCGCCGGCTCCGGCGCTCATGTCTGCGGGCTATACTTCGCGCAGAAGACCGGCACCAGGCTGCAATTCGTGTTCTATCGCGGCGGCGCGCCCGCGATGCAGGACATGCTGGCCGGCACGATCGACACCATGTGCGCCGAGGCGTCGCAGACGCTGGCGCATGTGACAGCGCACAAGATGAAAGCCTTCGCCGTGATGGGGCGGCAGCGCTACGCCGGATTGCCCGACGTGCCGACCATGGAGGAGATGGGAATCTCCGGCATGGACATTTCGTTCTGGCACGGGCTTTGGGCGCCGAAAGGCACGCCGAAGGATGTCGTCAACACGCTCAATGCCGCTGCCGTGAAGGCACTCGCCGATCCTGCGGTGCGGGAGCGCGTCGCCGCGCTTGGCATGAGCATTCCCGACAAGGCGCAGCTCACGCCGCAGGCGCTGCACGACTTTCACAAGGCCGAGGTCGACAAGTGGTGGCCGATCATCAAGTCGTACAACATCAAGATTCAGTAG
- a CDS encoding universal stress protein: protein MYRNILIATDGSELAHKAVDHGIGLAKSVGAKVTAVVVETPFNVFAVPASRTAQISREFEHHNEAIKQHAAKVLGDVANAAKKAGLSCDTVQVEHEQPYEAIIKTAEDKGCDAIVMASHGRSGISAVLLGSVTNKVLTHTAIPVVVVH, encoded by the coding sequence ATGTACAGGAATATCCTGATTGCCACCGACGGCTCGGAGCTGGCGCACAAGGCGGTCGATCATGGGATCGGACTTGCGAAATCGGTGGGCGCCAAGGTGACCGCCGTGGTGGTCGAGACACCGTTCAACGTGTTCGCCGTTCCGGCCTCGCGCACGGCGCAGATCTCGCGAGAGTTCGAACACCACAACGAGGCGATCAAACAGCACGCCGCCAAGGTGCTGGGCGACGTCGCAAACGCAGCGAAAAAGGCCGGGCTCAGCTGCGACACCGTGCAGGTTGAGCACGAGCAGCCCTACGAGGCGATCATCAAGACCGCCGAAGACAAAGGCTGCGACGCCATCGTGATGGCCTCGCATGGCCGAAGCGGCATCTCGGCGGTGTTGCTCGGCAGCGTCACCAACAAGGTGCTGACTCACACGGCCATTCCGGTGGTGGTGGTCCATTGA
- a CDS encoding L,D-transpeptidase, with protein sequence MRLVRLFGAALTGVLFSLSALPASARLLIEIDKSSQQMTVSRDGRELYVWPVSTGIARYDTPSGQYTPFRMEKDHFSREWDDAPMPNSIFFTQRGHAIHGTDHVRAIGRPASHGCVRLSRANASVLWDLVKQEGMPNTRVVLMGEVPAAGEPAITRRGPAYGDQPAYANDNWSNSAPQSSRYESAPRTGFWVRQPDGSRVFYDSERTYNPPPPPSPFFFPGRPPGW encoded by the coding sequence ATGCGTCTTGTTCGCCTGTTCGGCGCGGCGCTCACTGGTGTGTTGTTCTCGCTCAGTGCGTTGCCCGCGTCCGCCCGCCTGCTCATCGAAATCGACAAGTCCAGCCAACAGATGACCGTCTCGCGCGACGGCCGCGAGCTTTACGTCTGGCCGGTATCCACCGGCATCGCGCGCTACGACACGCCGTCCGGCCAGTACACGCCGTTCCGCATGGAGAAGGACCACTTCAGCCGCGAGTGGGACGACGCACCGATGCCGAACTCGATCTTCTTCACCCAGCGAGGCCATGCCATCCACGGCACCGATCACGTCCGTGCCATCGGCCGGCCTGCGTCGCACGGCTGCGTGCGGCTGAGCCGCGCCAACGCCAGCGTGCTGTGGGATCTGGTGAAGCAGGAAGGCATGCCCAACACCCGCGTGGTGTTGATGGGCGAGGTGCCCGCCGCGGGCGAGCCCGCGATCACGCGCCGTGGACCGGCCTATGGCGATCAGCCCGCTTATGCCAACGACAACTGGTCCAATAGCGCACCGCAATCGTCGCGCTACGAGTCTGCGCCGCGCACCGGTTTCTGGGTGCGGCAGCCGGATGGCTCGCGCGTGTTCTACGACAGCGAGCGGACCTACAACCCGCCGCCTCCGCCCTCGCCGTTCTTCTTCCCAGGGCGGCCTCCCGGCTGGTGA
- a CDS encoding amino acid ABC transporter substrate-binding protein has protein sequence MTPQPWIRRTLLSLAALAVAGTAALAQEPIKIGFSVSLTGGLASSGKAHLLSQQIWEKETNDKGGLLGRPVKLVYYDDQTNASTVPGIYAKLLDVDKVDIVMGAATNLIGAAMPQIMQRGKMVMVLLALGSNAEFKYPKYFQSAPFGPDPKSVLSDAFFEVAKTLNPRPKTVALVGADAEFSNNVLTGARENAKKHGFEIVYDRAYPPSTVDFSPIVRAIQATNPDVVLLASYPPDSVGMVRAATELRLKTQLFGGAMVGMQYASLITQLSEKLNRVVNYHFFVPSPKMNFPGIEDFLKKYQSQAAAAGVDPLGFYQPPFAYAAMQVLEQAIKATGGLNDDKLAEYIHKSTFNTIVGDIKFNELGEWATARPIMVQFQNVQGSGLEQFMTGHREVIVYPPQYKDGELEQPFSK, from the coding sequence ATGACACCACAGCCGTGGATCCGCAGGACGTTGCTGAGCCTTGCAGCCCTTGCTGTGGCCGGCACCGCCGCACTGGCACAGGAGCCGATCAAGATCGGCTTCAGCGTTTCGCTGACCGGCGGGCTGGCATCGTCGGGCAAGGCGCACCTGCTCTCCCAGCAAATCTGGGAGAAGGAGACCAACGACAAAGGCGGTCTGCTCGGGCGGCCGGTCAAGCTCGTCTATTACGACGATCAGACCAACGCCTCGACCGTTCCCGGCATCTACGCCAAGCTTCTGGACGTCGACAAGGTCGACATCGTGATGGGCGCCGCCACCAACCTGATCGGCGCCGCGATGCCGCAGATCATGCAGCGCGGCAAGATGGTGATGGTGCTGCTCGCGCTCGGATCGAATGCAGAATTCAAATATCCGAAGTACTTCCAGAGCGCGCCGTTCGGACCCGATCCCAAGAGCGTGCTGTCCGACGCTTTCTTCGAGGTCGCAAAGACGCTCAATCCTCGGCCGAAGACCGTGGCGCTGGTCGGCGCCGACGCGGAATTCTCCAACAACGTGCTCACCGGCGCGCGCGAGAACGCCAAGAAACACGGCTTCGAGATTGTCTACGACCGGGCCTATCCGCCGTCGACCGTCGACTTCTCGCCCATTGTCCGAGCCATCCAGGCGACCAATCCCGATGTCGTCCTGCTCGCATCCTATCCGCCGGATTCGGTCGGCATGGTGCGCGCCGCAACCGAGCTCCGGCTCAAGACGCAGCTGTTCGGCGGCGCGATGGTCGGCATGCAATACGCCTCGCTGATCACGCAGCTCTCCGAGAAGCTCAACCGCGTCGTCAACTACCACTTCTTCGTGCCGAGTCCGAAGATGAACTTCCCCGGCATCGAAGACTTCCTGAAGAAGTATCAGTCACAGGCCGCGGCCGCCGGCGTCGATCCGCTGGGCTTCTACCAGCCGCCCTTCGCCTACGCTGCGATGCAGGTTCTGGAGCAAGCCATCAAGGCGACCGGCGGCCTCAACGACGACAAGCTCGCCGAGTACATTCACAAGTCGACTTTCAATACGATCGTCGGCGACATCAAGTTCAACGAACTCGGCGAATGGGCCACCGCGCGCCCGATCATGGTGCAGTTCCAGAATGTCCAGGGCTCGGGCCTCGAGCAGTTCATGACCGGGCACCGGGAGGTCATCGTCTATCCTCCGCAATACAAGGACGGCGAGTTGGAGCAGCCGTTCTCGAAGTAG